The Paenibacillus spongiae nucleotide sequence TGGATAAGGACAACTATTTGATATATGAGAAATATCGTGGACTCGTCCTGACAAACAAAGGGAAGAAGATGGGCAAGCGGCTTGTTGACCGGCATCAGCTTCTCGAATCGTTCTTGACGATCATCGGTGTGCAGGATGAGAATATTTATAAGGATGTCGAGGGCATTGAGCATCACTTGAGCTGGGACTCGATCACCTGCATCGAGACGCTCGTGGCCTACTTCCAGAAGGATGAGAGCCGAATGGATGAGTTGAAGGCCATTCGCGCGGAATTGGATAACGAATAACAGCGCATGGCGAACCGCCACCTGATCAAGGGGGGCGGTTTTTCATTTTCCAGCCGATCCTTGGGAATCCGAAGCCGGAGGGCTTAGTCAAGCAGGTGCCGCATATACATCAGCAAGCGAAAGCGGCCGGTACAGAGGCTGTCAACCGCACAGGAGGGGTGCAATGACGCCATGACGAGTATAAATGCGGTGTTTGAGGGCGGAGGAGTGAAAGGCATATCGCTGGTAGGCGCAGTTTGCGCGACAGAAGAGAGGGGAGTTTCGTTTCACCGGCTTGCAGGCACGTCTTCCGGCTCGATTATTGCAGCTTTGCTTGCCGCTGGATACAGCGCGATGGAGATGAAGGAAATCATCGAATCGACTCCCTTCCGTGCTTTCCTTAAGCGCGGAGGGCTCTATCGCATCAATGTGATCGGCCCGGCGATCCGCGTGTTCGTCAAGCGGGGCTTGTACAGCGGAGAGGCGTTGACGCTCTGGATTACGCGCCTGCTCGAAGAGAAAGGGGTGCGTACTTTTGCCGATTTGCCAAAGGATAAGCTACGCATCGTGGCATCCGATATTACGAACGGCAAGCTGCTCGTTCTGCCCAATGATATGCGGAATTACGGGCTTGACCCCATGCGCATGTCGGTGGCGGCCGCGGTCCGCATGAGCACGAGCATCCCTTATTTTTTCGATCCTGTCCGGATCCGGATGAATGAACGAAGCATGCTGGATAACGGGAAAAAGAATGTATGGGCGTATATTGTCGACGGCGGATTATTAAGCAACTTTCCGCTATGGATGTTCGATACCGAGCAGCGCGGCGCGAATCAGCAGATCCCGACCGTCGGGTATCAGATGGTAGGAAAAAACGAAACCGAACCCCGCATTATACGAGGTCCGGTTTCGATGTTTCAAGCGATGTTCGAAACGATGCTTCAGGCGCATGATGAACGCTATATCGAGAAGCAGAACAGGTACCGCACGGTGAAAATTCCGACCCTTGGCGTTCGTACGACGGATTTCCAACTCTCCAAAGAGGAGAGCGACGCGCTGTATTGTTCCGGCTATGAGGCAGCTCGCGAATTCTTCGACGCGCCTGACTGCATTGCGTTCAAATCCAATCAGTGATACTTCGGCAGATTGTCGTCATCCTTGCCGCCCTCAATGACGCGGAACGGTACCGTCTTTCGCGACTTGGGCTTGCTTTGGGGCTGCTCGCGGCGTGAGGCGGATTTCGTCCGATGTTTCACATGCGGTCCCCTCCGCTGAAGAACATAGGCCATGAAGATGACGCCGAGCACGACGACGGGAATTAGAAGCCTGCCAGGATAGTAGATCAGTTGATACACAAGACCCAAACCGGCTAGCGTGAGAATGAAGATAGACAATGGACTCCATTTTCGAGGCATGACCCTCATCCTTTCTTTCCGATACTTGACCAGGTCTTAAGCTGACTTGCCCATGCCCA carries:
- a CDS encoding patatin-like phospholipase family protein, with amino-acid sequence MTSINAVFEGGGVKGISLVGAVCATEERGVSFHRLAGTSSGSIIAALLAAGYSAMEMKEIIESTPFRAFLKRGGLYRINVIGPAIRVFVKRGLYSGEALTLWITRLLEEKGVRTFADLPKDKLRIVASDITNGKLLVLPNDMRNYGLDPMRMSVAAAVRMSTSIPYFFDPVRIRMNERSMLDNGKKNVWAYIVDGGLLSNFPLWMFDTEQRGANQQIPTVGYQMVGKNETEPRIIRGPVSMFQAMFETMLQAHDERYIEKQNRYRTVKIPTLGVRTTDFQLSKEESDALYCSGYEAAREFFDAPDCIAFKSNQ
- the mntR gene encoding transcriptional regulator MntR, translated to MPTPSMEDYLERIYKLIDEKGYARVSDIAEGLEVHPSSVTKMIQKLDKDNYLIYEKYRGLVLTNKGKKMGKRLVDRHQLLESFLTIIGVQDENIYKDVEGIEHHLSWDSITCIETLVAYFQKDESRMDELKAIRAELDNE